One region of Xylanimonas ulmi genomic DNA includes:
- a CDS encoding GuaB3 family IMP dehydrogenase-related protein has protein sequence MSNEIEIGRGKRGRRAYSFDDIAVVPSRRTRDPEDVSVGWQIDAYHFDLPIMAAPMDSVMSPGTAVELGRLGGLGVLDLEGLWTRYESPEALLAEIAQLPEDEATRRMQEIYAEPIKPELITQRLKEVRAAGVTVAGALSPQRTQEHYKTVVDAGVDLFVIRGTTVSAEHVSGNAEPLNLKRFIYELDVPVVVGGASTYTAALHLMRTGAAGVLVGFGGGAAHTTRVSLGIHAPMATAVSDVAAARRDYLDESGGRYVHVIADGGVGRSGDIVKAVACGADAVMLGAALARSSQAPGRGWHWGPEAHHSVLPRGERVEVGTAGTLQEILFGPGRQADGTLNLVGALKRAMATTGYSDLKEFQRVEVVVSPYTPH, from the coding sequence GTGAGCAACGAGATCGAGATCGGCCGCGGCAAGCGCGGGCGCCGCGCGTACTCCTTCGACGACATCGCCGTCGTCCCCTCCCGCCGCACGCGGGACCCGGAGGACGTCTCGGTCGGCTGGCAGATCGACGCCTACCACTTCGACCTGCCGATCATGGCCGCGCCCATGGACTCGGTCATGAGCCCCGGCACCGCCGTCGAGCTCGGCCGGCTCGGCGGACTCGGCGTGCTCGACCTCGAGGGCCTGTGGACGCGGTACGAGTCGCCCGAGGCGCTGCTCGCCGAGATCGCGCAGCTGCCCGAGGACGAGGCGACGCGCCGCATGCAGGAGATCTACGCCGAGCCCATCAAGCCCGAGCTCATCACGCAGCGCCTGAAGGAGGTGCGCGCCGCGGGTGTCACCGTCGCGGGCGCCCTGAGCCCGCAGCGCACGCAGGAGCACTACAAGACGGTGGTCGACGCCGGCGTCGACCTGTTCGTCATCCGCGGCACCACGGTCTCGGCCGAGCACGTCAGCGGCAACGCCGAGCCGCTCAACCTCAAGCGCTTCATCTACGAGCTCGACGTGCCCGTCGTCGTCGGCGGCGCCTCGACGTACACCGCGGCGCTGCACCTCATGCGCACGGGCGCCGCGGGCGTCCTGGTCGGCTTCGGCGGCGGGGCCGCGCACACCACGCGCGTCAGCCTCGGCATCCACGCGCCCATGGCCACCGCGGTGTCCGACGTCGCCGCGGCCCGCCGCGACTACCTCGACGAGTCGGGCGGCCGCTACGTGCACGTCATCGCCGACGGCGGCGTGGGCCGCTCGGGCGACATCGTCAAGGCCGTGGCGTGCGGCGCCGACGCCGTCATGCTGGGCGCGGCCCTCGCGCGCTCGTCGCAGGCGCCGGGACGCGGCTGGCACTGGGGCCCCGAGGCGCACCACTCGGTGCTGCCGCGCGGCGAGCGCGTCGAGGTCGGCACCGCGGGCACGCTCCAGGAGATCCTGTTCGGACCGGGACGCCAGGCCGACGGGACGCTCAACCTGGTGGGCGCGCTCAAGCGGGCGATGGCCACGACGGGCTATTCGGACCTCAAGGAGTTCCAGCGCGTCGAGGTGGTCGTCTCGCCGTACACCCCGCACTGA
- a CDS encoding succinic semialdehyde dehydrogenase has protein sequence MATANEGDDALPDALNDAVAGALRGVVDPDLPGGTYALEPDVVAPLLARVVTSHRAGEHRAFLPFTGAPLVSLPLSSPADVAGAVARARAAQPAWAATAPRERARVLLRVARAVLDRQSEVLDLVQMEGGKARAHAFEEVAYASQLARHYAVAGPGYLAPRRVRGMIPLLTATTRLLHPVGVVGVIAPWNYPLAMVVSEALPALLAGNAVVVKPDPQTSLTALWVAELLESCGLPADLFGVVAGAAEAGTALIDAVDHIAFTGSTATGRLVAAHAGRRLIGATLELGGKNGMYVAADADVDAAVRGGLRACFANAGQLCVSVERLVVHEAVAEEFVGGFVAGARTLRLGGGLDYRADVGSLVSADQLARVVAHVDDALARGARALAGAVHRADVGPFFYAPTVLDGVPDDALCAREETFGPVVSIRRVASDDEAVAVINDSEYGLSASVWSRDVRRARQIAARLRAGAVNVNDGYMAAFGSVAAPMGGFGASGLGRRHGREIVEALSEPQTVATQRAVSLGLSMDRLYALGGERAAAALTAGMRALRAVRAR, from the coding sequence ATGGCCACCGCGAACGAGGGCGACGACGCCCTTCCGGACGCCCTGAACGACGCGGTCGCCGGTGCGCTGCGCGGCGTCGTCGACCCCGATCTTCCGGGCGGCACCTACGCGCTGGAGCCCGACGTCGTCGCGCCGCTGCTCGCCCGCGTCGTGACCTCGCATCGGGCCGGTGAGCACCGCGCGTTCCTGCCGTTCACGGGCGCGCCGCTCGTCTCGCTCCCGCTGTCCTCGCCCGCGGACGTCGCGGGCGCCGTCGCGCGGGCGCGCGCCGCCCAGCCGGCGTGGGCCGCGACGGCGCCCCGTGAGCGCGCGCGGGTGCTGCTGCGCGTGGCCCGCGCGGTGCTCGACCGGCAGTCCGAGGTGCTCGACCTGGTGCAGATGGAGGGCGGCAAGGCGCGCGCGCACGCGTTCGAGGAGGTCGCCTACGCCTCACAGCTCGCGCGGCACTACGCCGTGGCCGGACCCGGCTACCTGGCGCCGCGGCGGGTGCGGGGCATGATCCCGCTGCTGACCGCCACGACGCGGCTGCTGCACCCGGTGGGCGTGGTCGGCGTCATCGCCCCGTGGAACTACCCGCTGGCGATGGTGGTCTCCGAGGCGCTGCCCGCGCTGCTGGCGGGCAACGCGGTCGTCGTCAAGCCCGACCCGCAGACCTCGCTCACGGCGCTGTGGGTCGCCGAGCTGCTCGAGTCGTGCGGGCTGCCGGCCGACCTGTTCGGTGTGGTCGCGGGCGCGGCCGAGGCCGGCACGGCCCTGATCGACGCCGTCGATCACATCGCGTTCACGGGTTCGACGGCGACGGGGCGCCTGGTGGCCGCGCACGCGGGACGGCGGCTCATCGGCGCGACGCTTGAGCTCGGCGGCAAGAACGGCATGTACGTCGCCGCGGACGCCGACGTCGACGCCGCCGTGCGGGGCGGGCTGCGGGCGTGCTTCGCGAACGCGGGGCAGCTGTGCGTCTCGGTCGAGCGACTGGTGGTCCACGAGGCGGTCGCCGAGGAGTTCGTGGGCGGCTTCGTCGCGGGCGCGCGCACGCTGCGGCTGGGCGGCGGCCTCGACTACCGCGCCGACGTCGGCTCGCTCGTCTCCGCCGATCAGCTCGCGCGCGTCGTCGCGCACGTCGACGACGCGCTCGCGCGGGGCGCGCGCGCCCTGGCCGGGGCGGTGCACCGCGCCGACGTGGGGCCGTTCTTCTACGCGCCCACGGTGCTCGACGGCGTGCCCGACGACGCCCTGTGCGCGCGCGAGGAGACGTTTGGTCCGGTCGTCTCGATCCGGCGCGTGGCGTCGGACGACGAGGCGGTCGCGGTCATCAACGACTCCGAGTACGGGCTGAGCGCGTCGGTGTGGTCGCGCGACGTGCGGCGCGCCCGCCAGATCGCGGCCCGGCTGCGCGCGGGCGCGGTCAACGTCAACGACGGGTACATGGCGGCGTTCGGGTCGGTCGCGGCGCCCATGGGCGGGTTCGGCGCGTCCGGGCTGGGGCGGCGCCACGGGCGCGAGATCGTCGAGGCCCTGAGCGAGCCGCAGACGGTCGCGACGCAGCGCGCGGTGAGCCTGGGGCTGTCGATGGACCGCCTGTACGCCCTGGGCGGCGAGCGTGCGGCGGCCGCCCTGACGGCGGGTATGCGCGCGCTGCGGGCGGTGCGCGCGCGCTGA
- a CDS encoding SanA/YdcF family protein, which produces MRRPRAGRRRRRVLWGAGLLVLAVAAPVVWVQAVGHAHVREPDDAGPADAVIVLGAGLRADGTPSPFLRRRLAVAADLYRRGVAPRVILSGDAHERPDGTAYDEPGSMRDWIVGLGVPAGALVLDREGFETTATCRRAHEVYGVRAAVVVTQDYHLPRALFGCARAGVDAVGVGASAESSNPLRWLWWHAREAPASWRAGVRELLGL; this is translated from the coding sequence ATGAGACGCCCGCGCGCCGGGAGACGGCGCCGGCGCGTCCTGTGGGGGGCCGGACTGCTCGTCCTGGCGGTCGCGGCGCCCGTCGTGTGGGTCCAGGCCGTCGGGCACGCCCACGTGCGCGAGCCCGACGACGCGGGGCCCGCGGACGCGGTCATCGTGCTCGGCGCGGGGCTGCGTGCGGACGGCACGCCGTCGCCCTTCCTGCGGCGGCGGCTCGCGGTCGCCGCCGACCTGTACCGGCGCGGTGTGGCGCCGCGCGTGATCCTGTCGGGCGACGCGCACGAGCGTCCCGACGGCACGGCCTACGACGAGCCGGGGTCCATGCGCGACTGGATCGTGGGCCTCGGCGTCCCTGCGGGCGCGCTGGTGCTCGACCGCGAGGGCTTCGAGACCACAGCCACCTGCCGCCGCGCGCACGAGGTCTACGGGGTGCGCGCCGCCGTCGTCGTCACACAGGACTACCACCTGCCGCGGGCGCTGTTCGGCTGCGCGCGGGCCGGCGTCGACGCCGTCGGGGTCGGCGCCTCGGCCGAGTCGTCGAACCCGCTGCGGTGGCTGTGGTGGCACGCGCGCGAGGCGCCGGCCTCGTGGCGGGCGGGCGTGCGCGAGCTCCTCGGGCTCTGA
- a CDS encoding DUF4031 domain-containing protein, with protein sequence MILLDPPVWAAHGRVWSHLVSDTSLWELRAFARAAGVPDRGFDLDHYDVPAERHAELRAAGATAVDGRTLARRLTASGLRVAGHERAPAKRDALHRRWRSLWADAPERGEASASSDPFDAAAHDLIERWAQPHRVYHGRLHLAATLDALDALLASAHAARGVGPAQARTARLALWFHDAVHDGVAGRDEERSADLARRLLAPGVEAGRLTPAEHDDVARLVLLTAAHDPAPGDTLGALVSDADLAILAAAPDRYTRYTQQVRAEYADVPEAQFREGRAAVLDQLLGLPTLFRTDAARAVWAPRAGANLRAELAALRARPA encoded by the coding sequence GTGATCCTCCTCGACCCGCCCGTGTGGGCCGCGCACGGGCGCGTGTGGTCGCACCTCGTCTCGGACACCTCGCTGTGGGAGCTGCGGGCGTTCGCCCGCGCCGCGGGGGTGCCCGACCGCGGGTTCGACCTCGACCACTACGACGTCCCCGCCGAGCGGCACGCCGAGCTGCGCGCGGCGGGCGCCACCGCCGTCGACGGGCGCACGCTCGCGCGGCGGCTGACCGCCTCGGGACTGCGGGTCGCGGGCCATGAGCGCGCCCCGGCCAAGCGCGACGCGCTCCACCGGCGCTGGCGGAGCCTGTGGGCCGACGCGCCGGAGCGGGGCGAGGCGTCGGCGTCCTCGGACCCGTTCGACGCCGCCGCGCACGACCTCATCGAGCGGTGGGCGCAGCCGCATCGCGTCTACCACGGCCGCCTGCACCTCGCGGCGACCCTCGACGCGCTCGACGCCCTGCTCGCCTCCGCGCACGCCGCCCGAGGCGTCGGCCCGGCGCAGGCGCGCACCGCCCGGCTCGCACTGTGGTTCCACGACGCGGTGCACGACGGCGTCGCGGGCCGCGACGAGGAGCGCTCGGCCGACCTCGCGCGCCGGCTCCTGGCGCCCGGGGTCGAGGCCGGTCGCCTCACGCCCGCCGAGCACGACGACGTCGCGCGGCTCGTCCTGCTCACCGCGGCGCACGACCCCGCGCCCGGCGACACGCTCGGCGCGCTCGTGAGCGACGCCGACCTCGCGATCCTGGCCGCCGCGCCCGACCGCTACACCCGCTACACCCAGCAGGTGCGCGCCGAGTACGCCGACGTGCCCGAGGCGCAGTTCCGCGAGGGCCGGGCCGCGGTGCTCGACCAACTCCTCGGATTGCCGACGCTCTTTCGCACCGACGCCGCCCGGGCCGTCTGGGCGCCGCGCGCCGGCGCCAATCTGCGCGCCGAGCTCGCCGCGCTGCGGGCCCGCCCGGCGTGA
- a CDS encoding acetate/propionate family kinase — protein MSTVLVLNSGSSSLKYQLVNPDTGEALAVGLVEKIGEPLGVLTHEVGEAETMRELPIPDHGEALRLVLGLFDEVGPSLDAAGVVAVGHRVVHGGTAYSHPTVVDDDVVAGIEALIPLAPLHNPANVTGIKVARELLDVPHVAVFDTAFFASLPESAYTYAIDAAVAKEHQIRRYGFHGTSHEYVSQRVAQVLGRDDLKQIVLHLGNGASASAVASGVAVDTSMGLTPLEGLVMGTRSGDLDPAIVFHLRRVAGLDVDEIDNLLNKRSGLKGIAGRNDMREVRSAAEAGDPAALLALAVYRHRLVKYVGAYAAVLGGVDVLTFTAGVGENSAPLREEVVEALAFLGLAIDPAKNAVRSKEPRVISPDGHEGPLVMVVPTNEELAIARLSVAAIA, from the coding sequence GTGAGCACCGTCCTCGTCCTGAACAGCGGCTCCTCGTCGCTCAAGTACCAGCTCGTCAACCCGGACACGGGTGAGGCGCTCGCCGTCGGCCTCGTCGAGAAGATCGGCGAGCCGCTGGGCGTGCTCACGCACGAGGTGGGCGAGGCGGAGACGATGCGCGAGCTGCCGATCCCCGACCACGGCGAGGCGCTGCGCCTCGTGCTGGGCCTGTTCGACGAGGTCGGCCCGTCGCTCGATGCGGCGGGCGTCGTCGCCGTCGGGCACCGCGTGGTGCACGGCGGCACCGCCTACTCCCACCCCACCGTCGTCGACGACGACGTCGTGGCGGGCATCGAGGCGCTCATCCCGCTCGCTCCGCTGCACAACCCGGCCAACGTGACCGGCATCAAGGTCGCGCGCGAGCTGCTCGACGTGCCGCACGTCGCCGTGTTCGACACGGCGTTCTTCGCGTCGCTGCCCGAGTCCGCCTACACCTACGCGATCGACGCCGCGGTGGCCAAGGAGCACCAGATCCGCCGGTACGGGTTCCACGGCACGTCGCACGAGTACGTCTCGCAGCGCGTCGCACAGGTGCTGGGCCGCGACGACCTCAAGCAGATCGTGCTGCACCTCGGCAACGGCGCCTCGGCGTCGGCCGTCGCGTCCGGGGTCGCCGTGGACACCTCGATGGGCCTGACGCCGCTGGAGGGCCTGGTCATGGGCACCCGCTCGGGCGACCTTGACCCGGCGATCGTGTTCCACCTGCGCCGCGTGGCCGGGCTCGACGTCGACGAGATCGACAACCTGCTCAACAAGCGGTCGGGGCTCAAGGGCATCGCGGGGCGCAACGACATGCGCGAGGTGCGCTCGGCCGCCGAGGCCGGCGACCCGGCCGCGCTCCTTGCGCTGGCCGTCTACCGCCACCGGCTCGTCAAGTACGTGGGCGCCTACGCCGCCGTGCTGGGCGGCGTCGACGTGCTGACCTTCACGGCCGGCGTCGGCGAGAACTCGGCGCCGCTGCGCGAGGAGGTCGTCGAGGCGCTGGCGTTCCTGGGCCTGGCCATCGACCCGGCCAAGAACGCCGTGCGCTCCAAGGAGCCGCGCGTCATCAGCCCCGACGGCCACGAGGGCCCGCTGGTCATGGTGGTCCCGACCAACGAGGAGCTGGCGATCGCCCGCCTGTCCGTCGCCGCCATCGCCTGA
- the pta gene encoding phosphate acetyltransferase: MPATRSILIASPEGDSGKSTVALGVIDVLVRQGQRVGVFRPVSRVSASEGPDGERDHVLEMLLQHDGVDLTYDESVGITYDDVHADLDAAMSRIVARYHEVASKCDSVVVLGTDYTDVSGPTELAFNAKIAANLGAPVLLVVSGRGRSDEDVKALSGIGLGELRANHAQPIGVVINRYDGAVPADLSPLTADPTLPIWALPEERFLHAPTVAQLMEASDGELWLGDPDLLPREALNVLVGAMSVEHLLDHLSDGAVVITPGDRTDVILSLLAAQSAASFPSLAAIILTGGMTPGGRIGDLVRAMNPHVPVIVTKQDTFPVARAAGRTVGRVTVGSTRKIDVARSLFEAHVDTAELLAKLAVPRPEVVTPLMFEYELIERARANRRRVVLPEGNDDRILRAASTVLARGIADLTILGDETSVRARATELGLDISNATVLSPTDPDHVERYAAEYTRLRAHKGMTVERAREIVTDVSYFGTMMVHLGDAHGMVSGAAHTTAHTIRPSFEIIKTAPGISSVSGVFLMCLEDRVLVYGDCAVIPDPTTEQLADVAIASAATAAQFGVEPRVAMLSYSTGESGSGADVDKVRAATALVKERRPDLSVEGPIQYDAAVDAAVAASKLPGSDVAGRATVFVFPDLNTGNNTYKAVQRSAGAVAVGPVLQGLNKPVNDLSRGALVQDIVNTVAITAIQAQGASA, encoded by the coding sequence ATGCCGGCCACGCGCAGCATCCTCATCGCCTCCCCTGAGGGAGACTCCGGAAAGTCCACGGTCGCCCTGGGCGTCATCGACGTGCTGGTGCGACAGGGACAGCGTGTCGGCGTGTTCCGGCCAGTCTCGCGCGTCTCGGCCAGCGAGGGCCCCGACGGCGAGCGCGACCACGTGCTGGAGATGCTGCTCCAGCACGACGGCGTCGACCTGACCTACGACGAGTCCGTCGGCATCACCTACGACGACGTCCACGCCGACCTCGACGCGGCCATGAGCCGCATCGTCGCCCGCTACCACGAGGTCGCCTCCAAGTGCGACTCGGTCGTGGTGCTCGGCACCGACTACACCGACGTGTCGGGCCCCACCGAGCTCGCGTTCAACGCCAAGATCGCCGCCAACCTCGGCGCCCCCGTGCTGCTGGTCGTCTCGGGCCGCGGCCGCAGCGACGAGGACGTCAAGGCGCTGTCGGGCATCGGCCTCGGCGAACTGCGCGCCAACCACGCCCAGCCCATCGGCGTCGTCATCAACCGCTACGACGGCGCGGTGCCCGCCGACCTCTCCCCGCTGACCGCGGACCCGACGCTGCCCATCTGGGCGCTGCCCGAGGAGCGGTTCCTGCACGCCCCGACCGTCGCCCAGCTCATGGAGGCCTCGGACGGCGAGCTGTGGTTGGGCGACCCCGACCTGCTGCCCCGCGAGGCCCTCAACGTGCTGGTCGGCGCGATGTCGGTCGAGCACCTGCTCGACCACCTGTCCGACGGCGCCGTCGTCATCACCCCCGGCGACCGCACCGACGTCATCCTCAGCCTCTTGGCCGCGCAGTCCGCCGCGAGCTTCCCGTCGCTCGCCGCCATCATCCTGACCGGCGGCATGACGCCCGGGGGCCGCATCGGCGACCTGGTGCGCGCGATGAACCCGCACGTCCCGGTCATCGTCACCAAGCAGGACACCTTCCCGGTCGCGCGCGCCGCAGGCCGCACCGTCGGCCGCGTGACCGTGGGCTCGACGCGCAAGATCGACGTCGCCCGCTCGCTGTTCGAGGCCCACGTCGACACCGCGGAGCTGCTCGCCAAGCTGGCCGTGCCGCGGCCCGAGGTCGTCACCCCGCTCATGTTCGAGTACGAGCTCATCGAGCGCGCCCGCGCCAACCGCCGCCGCGTCGTGCTGCCCGAGGGCAACGACGACCGCATCCTGCGCGCCGCCTCGACCGTGCTCGCGCGCGGCATCGCCGACCTGACGATCCTGGGCGACGAGACCAGCGTGCGCGCCCGCGCCACCGAGCTCGGCCTCGACATCTCGAACGCCACGGTGCTGTCCCCCACCGACCCCGACCACGTCGAGCGGTACGCCGCCGAGTACACGCGCCTGCGCGCCCACAAGGGCATGACGGTCGAGCGCGCCCGCGAGATCGTCACCGACGTCTCCTACTTCGGCACGATGATGGTCCACCTGGGCGACGCGCACGGCATGGTCTCGGGCGCCGCGCACACCACGGCGCACACCATCCGCCCCTCGTTCGAGATCATCAAGACGGCCCCGGGCATCTCGTCCGTGTCGGGCGTGTTCCTCATGTGCCTCGAGGACCGCGTGCTGGTCTACGGCGACTGCGCCGTCATCCCCGACCCGACGACGGAGCAGCTCGCCGACGTCGCGATCGCCTCGGCCGCCACGGCCGCCCAGTTCGGCGTCGAGCCGCGCGTGGCGATGCTGTCGTACTCGACCGGCGAGTCCGGCTCGGGAGCCGACGTCGACAAGGTCCGCGCCGCGACGGCCCTGGTCAAGGAGCGCCGCCCCGACCTGTCGGTCGAGGGCCCGATCCAGTACGACGCCGCGGTCGACGCCGCGGTCGCCGCCTCCAAGCTGCCCGGCTCCGACGTCGCCGGGCGCGCCACCGTGTTCGTCTTCCCCGACCTCAACACCGGCAACAACACCTACAAGGCCGTGCAGCGCTCGGCCGGCGCCGTCGCCGTCGGCCCGGTGCTCCAGGGCCTCAACAAGCCGGTCAACGACCTGTCGCGCGGCGCGCTCGTGCAGGACATCGTCAACACCGTCGCGATCACCGCCATCCAGGCCCAGGGGGCCTCGGCATGA
- a CDS encoding phosphoketolase family protein: MTLTTTAATTWRSTGVADLPEETLELIDKWWRAANYLSVGQIYLLDNPLLREPLHRDHVKPRLLGHWGTTPGLTFLYAHLNRAIKEREQSTVYITGPGHGGPGLVAAAYLDGTYSEVYSDITKDAEGVRRLFKQFSFPGGIPSHVAPETPGSIHEGGELGYALSHAYGAAFDNPDLLIAAVVGDGEAETGPLATSWHSNKFVNPAKDGVVLPILHLNGYKIANPTVLARIPQDELQALMEGYGHKPHFFEVADGSTESHVDIHRRFAAVLDEVLDEIAEIKARAAAGDLSRPAWPMIVFRTPKGWTGPETIDGKKTTGSWRAHQVPLASARDTDEHLHDLQAWLQSYRPEELFDADGSVLPEIAALAPAGRLRMSDNPHANGGLLLRDLRLPDFRDFAVDVPTPGGSMSEAPRELGKFFTEIIRRNPDNFRIFGPDETASNRLQAVYEVTDKQWNAEFFGPDVDEHMARAGRVVEMLSEHQVQGWLEGYLLTGRHGMMSSYEAFIHIVNSMFNQHAKWLKVTNDIPWRRPIASLNYLLSSHVWRQDHNGFSHQDPGFIDHVVNKKAEIVRVYLPADANTLLSTYDHCLRSRQLVNVVVSGKQPAPNWLTMEQAVEHCTRGLGIWEWAGTEKDGEEPDVVLAAAGDVPTLEILAAADILRQEAPQLKVRVINVVDLMKLQDPKEHPHGLSDKEFDGLFTTDKPIIFAYHGYPWLIHRLTYRRNGHDNIHARGYKEEGTTTTPFDMVMLNDMDRYHLVIDVIDRVPGMSQRYAGLRQRMQDARILARAYTREHGDDLPEVRDWVWPDARELAANAEVTATLSTGGDNE, encoded by the coding sequence ATGACACTGACGACCACCGCCGCAACCACGTGGCGGTCCACCGGCGTGGCGGACCTGCCGGAGGAGACGCTCGAACTGATCGACAAGTGGTGGCGAGCAGCCAACTACCTGTCGGTCGGCCAGATCTACCTGCTCGACAACCCTCTGCTCCGCGAGCCCCTGCACCGCGACCATGTGAAGCCGCGACTGCTGGGCCACTGGGGCACGACCCCGGGACTGACGTTCCTGTACGCGCACCTCAACCGCGCCATCAAGGAGCGGGAGCAGTCGACGGTGTACATCACCGGCCCGGGCCATGGCGGTCCCGGCCTGGTGGCGGCCGCCTACCTCGACGGCACCTACTCCGAGGTGTACTCGGACATCACCAAGGACGCCGAGGGCGTGCGCCGCCTGTTCAAGCAGTTCTCGTTCCCGGGCGGCATCCCCTCGCACGTCGCGCCCGAGACCCCGGGCTCGATCCACGAGGGCGGCGAGCTCGGCTATGCGCTCTCGCACGCCTACGGCGCCGCGTTCGACAACCCCGACCTGCTGATCGCGGCCGTCGTCGGCGACGGCGAGGCCGAGACCGGCCCGCTGGCCACCTCCTGGCACTCCAACAAGTTCGTCAACCCCGCCAAGGACGGCGTCGTGCTGCCGATCCTGCACCTGAACGGGTACAAGATCGCCAACCCGACCGTGCTGGCGCGCATCCCCCAGGACGAGCTTCAGGCGCTCATGGAGGGCTACGGCCACAAGCCGCACTTCTTCGAGGTCGCCGACGGCTCGACCGAGTCCCACGTCGACATCCACCGCCGGTTCGCCGCGGTGCTCGACGAGGTGCTCGACGAGATCGCCGAGATCAAGGCGCGCGCCGCGGCGGGCGACCTGTCTCGCCCGGCCTGGCCCATGATCGTGTTCCGCACCCCCAAGGGGTGGACCGGCCCCGAGACGATCGACGGCAAGAAGACCACGGGCTCGTGGCGCGCCCACCAGGTGCCGCTGGCCAGCGCGCGCGACACCGACGAGCACCTGCACGACCTTCAGGCGTGGCTCCAGTCGTACCGGCCTGAGGAGTTGTTCGACGCCGACGGGTCGGTGTTGCCCGAGATCGCCGCCCTGGCCCCCGCGGGCAGGCTGCGTATGAGCGACAACCCGCACGCCAACGGCGGTCTGCTCCTGCGCGACCTGCGCCTGCCCGACTTCCGCGACTTCGCCGTCGACGTCCCGACGCCCGGTGGGTCGATGTCCGAGGCGCCGCGTGAGCTCGGCAAGTTCTTCACCGAGATCATCCGCCGCAACCCGGACAACTTCCGGATCTTCGGCCCGGACGAGACGGCGTCGAACCGCCTGCAGGCCGTGTACGAGGTCACCGACAAGCAGTGGAACGCCGAGTTCTTCGGCCCCGACGTCGACGAGCACATGGCCCGCGCGGGCCGTGTCGTCGAGATGCTGTCCGAGCACCAGGTGCAGGGCTGGCTCGAGGGCTACCTGCTCACGGGCCGCCACGGCATGATGAGCTCGTACGAGGCGTTCATCCACATCGTCAACTCGATGTTCAACCAGCACGCCAAGTGGCTCAAGGTCACCAACGACATCCCGTGGCGGCGGCCGATCGCGTCGCTCAACTACCTGCTGTCGAGCCACGTGTGGCGCCAGGACCACAACGGCTTCAGCCACCAGGACCCCGGGTTCATCGACCACGTGGTCAACAAGAAGGCTGAGATCGTCCGGGTGTACCTGCCGGCCGACGCCAACACCCTCCTGTCGACCTACGACCACTGCCTGCGCTCGCGCCAGCTGGTCAACGTCGTCGTCTCGGGCAAGCAGCCGGCGCCCAACTGGCTGACCATGGAGCAGGCCGTCGAGCACTGCACGCGCGGCCTGGGCATCTGGGAGTGGGCCGGCACCGAGAAGGACGGCGAGGAGCCCGACGTCGTGCTGGCGGCCGCGGGCGACGTGCCCACGCTGGAGATCCTGGCGGCGGCCGACATCCTGCGCCAGGAGGCCCCACAGCTCAAGGTCCGCGTCATCAACGTCGTCGACCTGATGAAGCTTCAGGACCCCAAGGAGCACCCGCACGGCCTGTCGGACAAGGAGTTCGACGGCTTGTTCACGACCGACAAGCCGATCATCTTCGCCTACCACGGCTACCCGTGGCTGATCCACCGCCTCACCTACCGCCGCAACGGGCACGACAACATCCACGCCCGCGGCTACAAGGAGGAGGGCACCACCACGACGCCGTTCGACATGGTGATGCTCAACGACATGGACCGCTACCACCTGGTCATCGATGTCATCGACCGGGTCCCGGGCATGAGCCAGCGCTACGCCGGCCTGCGCCAGCGCATGCAGGACGCCCGCATCCTCGCCCGCGCCTACACTCGCGAGCACGGGGACGACCTCCCCGAGGTTCGCGACTGGGTGTGGCCGGACGCGCGTGAGCTCGCCGCCAACGCCGAGGTCACTGCGACCTTGAGCACGGGCGGCGACAACGAATGA